The following are encoded together in the Citrus sinensis cultivar Valencia sweet orange chromosome 1, DVS_A1.0, whole genome shotgun sequence genome:
- the LOC102623432 gene encoding uncharacterized protein LOC102623432 isoform X2: MSSKFDLPSGSPDRPLYTSGQRGPHLAAALDRSSSFRESIENPVLSSLPNTSRGPAATAEEVSNFLQCLRFNPKAVAADHKSNRLVDFRRHMNVALGLSADDSPTGSSKGKLLPCLLPEEIKRVKGGLRDSTIKARERVKIFNEALSVFNKFFPSVPSKKRSRSEVFPYERSSSLLSSEHAALGPNLGKIGMQSHALPGGFELEQQKSEERIKNAVPSKRTRTSLVDVRGNAIVRPSGTIDRDKEMLRLANSGGAQGEDRTLPIGVDGWEKSKMKKKRSGIKPEASPSFVSSKPTDGYRDQKQGMQQRPVTDGRPRSNNDTHGFRPGVANGAVGVGKSDGISQQTGLGVRSSIPRTELDNSSLLNDRRDRPIGSDKERVNLRAVNKTNVRDEFNSASPTSNTKMTASVRGPRSGSGVAPKLSPVVHRAAAPNDWEVSHCMNKPTASVGPNNRKRTMSARSSSPPVAHWAGQRPQKISRTARRTNIVPIVSNNDETAALDSSSDVAGSEIGGGFGKRLSSNSPQQVKLKGDSLSSAALSESEESGVPSIKSKDKGRKSDEIDEKAGQNVQKVSTLVLPSRKNKPVYGDDLGDGVRRQGRTGRSFASARALLPMTVEKLGNAGTAKQLRSARLGFDKIESKAGRPPTRKLSDRKAYKRQKPTTISAAADFIVGSDDGHEELLAAANAVINSAHTLSSSFWRQMEPLFGFISDGDIAYLKLQENLQSIVPSTTPFLSDTDACFSTPNGYGLIKQERDVGPVTGAGRVEQLVPSPRGYNAVPLYQRLIAALITEEDCGSGDEDLKIDTYGTGFELDEEFDSNGSVHQFNFHSAGITAFNGCRITGKGDIDDEAEGDLLGISNSGITSNFNESLMISGMAFSEFQYDNMRVNEKLLLETGSIGIFPDPMSDKAETDDGVCEDIKKLEDKYHEQVCMKQGLLDRLLKYASEIKELQEREFEQRALDKLVTMAYEKYMTCWGPNTGKSSSNKLAKQAALAFVKRTLDHCHKFEDTGRSCFSEQLFRDMFASGLANPNGGRSVDTSTESEFAKPYSTSSHSLEARVSASMGSQTCPLVSTMGQNEEIFDMLPPINRSSELSTGKEDTWSNRVKKKELLLDEVVGCTIGSSNAPSSIGSSLSSSTKGKRSERDREGKVHSREVLSRNGANKIGRPTLCNTKGERKSKAKPRQKTTQLSVSVNGLLGKMSEQAKPTLPSASKSSEMTTNSNAKDKDEFGLDVLDGSEPIDLDVLGDDQGQDLGSWLNMNIDDDGLQDHDFMGLEIPMDDLSDLNMMV; the protein is encoded by the exons ATGTCTAGCAAGTTTGATCTGCCTTCTGGAAGCCCAGATAGGCCTTTGTACACCAGTGGGCAGCGTGGACCCCACTTAGCTGCTGCACTggacagatcaagtagctttCGTGAGAGCATTGAGAATCCAGTCCTCTCTTCTCTTCCAAACACTTCAAGAGGCCCTGCTGCTACAGCTGAAGAGGTGTCAAATTTCTTACAATGCTTGCGTTTTAACCCGAAGGCTGTTGCTGCAGATCATAAGTCTAATCGTCTAGTAGACTTCAGGCGACACATGAATGTTGCTCTTGGCCTTTCAGCGGATGATTCTCCAACTGGGTCATCAAAAGGCAAGCTGCTGCCATGTCTATTACCAGAGGAAATCAAAAGGGTCAAGGGTGGTCTGCGTGACAGCACTATCAAGGCTAG GGAACgtgtgaaaattttcaatgaaGCCTTATCTGTTTTCAACAAGTTTTTTCCTAGTGTACCATCAAAGAAGAGGTCTAGATCAGAAGTTTTTCCTTATGAACGATCAAGTTCCTTGTTATCAAGTGAACATGCTGCCCTTGGGCCAAACCTTGGTAAGATAGGTATGCAAAGTCATGCCCTTCCTGGTGGTTTCGAACTTGAGCAGCAAAAGTCAGAAGAACGAATAAAAAATGCTGTTCCAAGCAAACGCACTCGAACCTCATTGGTGGATGTTAGG GGTAACGCTATTGTCAGGCCATCTGGCACCATAGATAGGGATAAGGAAATGCTAAGGCTTGCAAATAGTGGTGGAGCTCAAGGTGAGGATCGAACTTTACCAATTGGCGTTGATGGATGGGAAAaatcaaaaatgaagaaaaagcgTTCTGGGATAAAGCCAGAAGCTTCACCAAGCTTTGTGTCGTCTAAACCCACTGATGGCTATCGGGACCAGAAACAGGGAATGCAACAAAGGCCAGTAACTGATGGCAGACCCAGGTCAAATAATGACACCCATGGATTCAG GCCAGGAGTTGCTAATGGAGCCGTTGGAGTTGGAAAGTCTGATGGTATATCACAACAGACAGGTTTGGGTGTCCGTTCATCCATTCCTAGGACTGAACTAGATAACAGTTCCCTTCTTAATGATAGGAGAGATCGTCCTATAGGTTCAGATAAGGAAAGGGTGAACCTCAGAGCTGTTAATAA GACAAATGTTCGAGATGAATTCAATTCAGCTAGTCCTACttcaaatacaaaaatgaCTGCATCTGTTCGAGGACCGCGATCAGGTTCGGGAGTTGCACCTAAACTGTCCCCAGTTGTCCACAGAGCTGCTGCTCCTAATGACTGGGAGGTTTCTCATTGTATGAACAAGCCAACTGCTTCTGTTGGTCCCAACAATCGGAAACGCACAATGTCAGCTCGGTCTTCATCACCACCTGTAGCGCATTGGGCTGGCCAGAGACCTCAAAAGATCTCTCGCACTGCTAGAAGAACGAACATTGTCCCTATTGTTTCAAATAACGATGAAACTGCTGCTTTGGATTCTTCATCTGATGTTGCAGGTAGTGAAATTGGAGGGGGATTTGGAAAACGGTTGTCTAGCAACTCTCCTCAGCAAGTTAAGTTGAAAGGCGATTCCTTGTCGTCAGCTGCATTATCTGAAAGTGAAGAATCAGGGGTTCCTAGCATTAAATCTAAAGACAAGGGCAGAAAATCTGATGAGATAGATGAAAAGGCTGGACAGAATGTCCAAAAGGTATCGACTTTAGTCCTGCCATCAAGAAAGAATAAGCCGGTTTATGGGGACGACCTTGGAGATGGTGTACGGAGACAAGGGAGGACAGGACGGAGTTTTGCTTCCGCAAGGGCTCTCTTgccaatgactgttgagaagcTGGGTAATGCGGGGACTGCGAAACAGCTTAGAAGTGCCAGACTAGGTTTTGATAAGATTGAAAG CAAGGCAGGCCGTCCACCAACTAGGAAACTTTCTGATCGCAAAGCTTATAAACGTCAAAAGCCTACAACAATTAGTGCAGCTGCGGATTTTATTG TTGGTTCAGATGATGGGCATGAAGAGCTGCTGGCTGCTGCAAATGCTGTTATAAACTCTG CTCATACACTGTCCAGCTCATTCTGGAGGCAGATGGAGCCACTCTTTGGTTTTATATCTGATGGAGACATTGCTTACTTAAAGCTACAG GAAAATCTTCAATCCATTGTGCCATCAACAACTCCGTTTCTTTCTGATACAGATGCTTGCTTTTCAACCCCTAATGGATATGGGTTGATAAAACAGGAGAGAGATGTGGGGCCTGTTACTGGAGCAGGGAGAGTTGAGCAGTTAGTTCCGAGTCCAAGGGGTTATAATGCAGTTCCCCTCTACCAGCGGCTTATAGCCGCTTTAATTACAGAGGAAGATTGTGGCAGCGGGGATGAAGACCTGAAAATTGATACTTATGGAACTGGATTTGAGCTAGATGAAGAATTTGATTCTAATGGCTCAGTTCACCAATTTAACTTTCATTCTGCTGGAATTACTGCATTTAATGGTTGTAGGATAACTGGGAAGGGAGATATTGATGATGAGGCAGAAGGTGATTTATTGGGAATATCAAACTCTGGGATTACATCAAACTTTAATGAATCCCTAATGATATCTGGCATGGCTTTTTCCGAATTTCAGTATGATAATATGCGGGTAAATGAGAAACTTCTTTTGGAGACTGGAAGTATTGGTATATTCCCAGATCCAATG TCTGATAAAGCAGAGACAGATGACGGAGTCTGTGAGGACatcaaaaaattagaagataaATATCATGAACAG GTTTGCATGAAACAAGGATTGCTTGATAGGCTTTTGAAATATGCTTCTGAAATTAAAGAACTTCAAGAAAG GGAGTTTGAACAACGTGCTCTTGACAAACTTGTGACAATGGCTTATGAAAAGTATATG ACTTGTTGGGGTCCTAATACTGGTAAGAGTTCCAGTAACAAACTTGCCAAGCAAGCTGCACTAGCATTTGTGAAACGGACATTAGACCATTGTCATAAATTTGAAGATACAGGTAGGAGCTGCTTCAGTGAGCAGTTATTCAGGGATATGTTTGCTTCTGGGCTTGCCAATCCAAATGGTGGAAGATCTGTAGATACTTCTACCGAGAGTGAATTTGCGAAACCCTACAGCACCTCTTCCCATTCATTGGAAGCTAGAGTTTCag CTTCCATGGGTTCACAGACATGTCCTCTTGTATCAACAATGGGTCAGAATGAGGAAATCTTTGATATGCTCCCTCCAATAAATCGTTCATCTGAACTGAGCACTGGTAAAGAAGATACATGGTCGAATAGGGTGAAGAAGAAGGAGTTGTTGCTTGATGAGGTAGTTGGTTGTACTATTGGTAGTTCAAATGCTCCATCAAGCATTGGAAGTTCTCTATCAAGCAGTacaaaaggaaagagaagtgagagagacagagagggGAAGGTACATAGCAGAGAAGTTTTATCTAGAAATGGAGCTAATAAAATTGGTAGGCCTACGTTATGCAATACTAAGGGGGAAAGGAAATCTAAAGCAAAGCCTAGGCAGAAAACAACTCAGCTTTCTGTTTCAGTAAATGGCCTTCTTGGAAAGATGTCAGAGCAAGCCAAACCAACGTTACCTTCTGCTTCGAAATCTAGTGAAATGACTACAAACAGCAatgcaaaagataaagatgagTTTGGCTTGGATGTATTGGATGGCTCCGAGCCTATTGACTTAGATGTCTTAGGTGATGATCAAGGGCAGGATCTTGGATCGTGGTTGAACATGAacattgatgatgatggatTACAAGATCATGACTTTATGGGCCTTGAAATTCCAATGGACGACCTATCAGACTTAAACATGATGGTTTGA